One Triticum dicoccoides isolate Atlit2015 ecotype Zavitan chromosome 3B, WEW_v2.0, whole genome shotgun sequence genomic window, AACGCGGCGCTGACGCGGCTTGCTAGAGCCGACGAGGTAGGGGGGAGGGCCTGCCAGCGGAGAGGGCGGCGATGGCCGGGGCGCGGGGAGGCCTGGGGCCACGGGGCGCCGACCGNNNNNNNNNNNNNNNNNNNNNNNNNNNNNNNNNNNNNNNNNNNNNNNNNNNNNNNNNNNNNNNNNNNNNNNNNNNNNNNNNNNNNNNNNNNNNNNNNNNNNNNNNNNNNNNNNNNNNNNNNNNNNNNNNNNNNNNNNNNNNNNNNNNNNNNNNNNNNNNNNNNNNNNNNNNNNNNNNNNNNNNNNNNNNNNNNNNNNNNNNNNNNNNNNNNNNNNNNNNNNNNNNNNNNNNNNNNNNNNNNNNNNNNNNNNNNNNNNNNNNNNNNNNNNNNNNNNNNNNNNNNNNNNNNNNNNNNNNNNNNNNNNNNNNNNNNNNNNNNNNNNNNNNNNNNNNNNNNNNNNNNNNNNNNNNNNNNNNNNNNNNNNNNNNNNNNNNNNNNNNNNNNNNNNNNNNNNNNNNNNNNNNNNNNNNNNNNNNNNNNNNNNNNNNNNNNNNNNNNNNNNNNNNNNNNNNNNNNNNNNNNNNNNNNNNNNNNNNNNNNNNNNNNNNNNNNNNNNNNNNNNNGGGATCGATCTCGATCCAGGGGAATCGGGGGAGGGAGTAGAGCGCGTGGGGGGGCGAGTGGGGGTGTGGTGGTGGATTAGGGTTTGGGCAGGGGGTGTATAGGGAGTGGGGTGGGCCGGTTGGGTcggtcggctgggccttggcccagttggccagggggaggggggttgtttccttttctatttagttttgttaggttttctttttttattccttttcttttatttatttccttttatgttttaattcaatttaaaatatttatgtattCTGTAAAAGTGTGTTTCCTTCACCTTAAATATCTaaacattatttggcacaaccaaaacattttatttttaatgtttgaaaactttgatgtttgcctttaattaaatttgaatttggatcggttttgaactatcgagagtttatcaatAGTaagcgaggtgacgtggcatcgttaacgtgggattactgtaacctgattatccgggcgtcacagagagCTCGGGCGTTTGGATCGCATGCCAAAGGTTATGCATATTGGGTACGTTTTGATCGCTATCAAACCTGTCCATACAAAATATTGGCATGATTTATCCTACTGTTGGCTAGATCTGAAGTATTACCTATCAAATCAATGTTTCTTTCTGTTTTGAGGCCACATGCATGTTGATTCTGTCAACACACGAGATCCCTGTAGATAGAACCATAAGAGGACTGGTCCTCTGATCATTGTAGGCCATCAACGCCCATTTAGGAATTAGGACACACATGTTATGTTTTGTTAGCAGCTGGTGAAGTTAATTTCGTAAGTCTACAATCTGCATGGTATACATCAGTTTAGTCGCTCGTTTGTGCCATCGTTGAGCTTGTCATGTCATGGTACGAGATTTTGTACCATCTATCTTTTCTATAGTTATTTTAATCTTTCATCGAGATGGACGAGGGTGGTAAAAGATTTTTGAGATTATTGTTCCCATCTTTGCATATTGCTTGGCTCTCGACATAGTGCTTATCAACCAAAGTTGAATTCTTGGTAATGTGACCTTCCTTTTAGATTTCAGTTATGTGCAACAGTAGAAGATGCTAGCCTTGTAATATAGAGCGAATGTAGAGAAAACATTTATACGGATGTATTAGTTATGACTTGTTATAAATATGCCCCACCACCTATGTAATTCAAATTAGTCAAACTTTAAGGAGGGTGGAGTCATGCTAGATTTATACTATAATATCCTTAATGTCTATAACTATAAGTGATGTCCTCTTTTATGCGGGTTTCCACTTAAAGAAATGATTTTTGAATCCTATTCAATAGAAATGTGAAAATATGTAAACGAAATAGAAGAAACAAAAGCATATAGGATAtttattatattatattatatattcctAGGTTAGATTCATTATCTACATCATGTTCTCCGATGTGCAAGTTTTCGCAAACATTTCTATATTTCATTTCTAAAATGGACAGGCGCGGCAACACTTGCCTTTATGATAGAAGCCTGACCAAGAACTGTCAGTGTAATGAAGGATTTTTCGTTATTTTTGTGGTATTGGATTTTATACAGAATGACAGGGATGGGCCCAAAATCAAGGATATGTTATATAGCCCTTGTTCATACTTGGAACTCCAATCTGATGGATTGTGCTTGTTATTACTAAACAAATGATACTATTCTTTATTGTATTGCAGATTATCAAGACATTGGTGATCACATTAAACCAACATAGTATTTCTTAGTTATGCTGAAGTAAGTACTGCTACTGACCTTTTTCTGGGAACAATGTTTATCATTAGCAATATATTTTCACAATGTTGTTCTGTATTTTGTTTTCTTTAACTTGATCATGTTATCACCAAGAAATCAGATTGGTATTACTTGGAAAATATATTGCACAAGAAATCAGAGCATGGATATATAAACCAGAGCATCCCAATGTTGATATTACTTGGATTAGTATTTGTCTATTTACCTTTTATTAAAATCTTCTGCATGTTCTAACAAGAATAAAATCTGATAGACTACTGAATGTACATGTACGTATGTATTTCAATAAAATATGTACTGGTAATTCTGTTGGCATAGCATAAATTTGCTTTTGTCATCTATAAAATCATTACTGACAGTTTTGTGAATGTCAACACATGTTAAGATGTCTTCACTAAGAAGATTGAGTCTATATATAATTCTGCATCTTAATTGTCTGATTATTGGAGCATTACACGACATTGTCTGATTTGTATCATGTGAGAGCAGAAGAATAGGCGCAATCAACTAAGAACCATGCCAGGTGGATGGTGCAAGTTGTTGTCAAACGGACATATATATGGTGGTTATCCCGGGGAAAGTTGTTTGTTTTGATAGAAAAACTAAGGGAAAAGGATCCATTTGTGAAAAAACAAAGCCATTGGTTCGCAATACTGGGGTCATATCCAAGATTCAGCAGGAAGATAAGGTTAACTTGTTATCTACCTACTGTCTATCTATTCATGTTGGATGTTGACTTCTCATTCACCATCCTAGCGGCAGTTTCATTGTTTCTTAATATAGGCCTCTGATGTGGATATATTGGTAATCATTCTTCACCTGTTATGACTGAAGTTTGAATTCCACGTTGTATTGCCTTGATTTACAAATTGGTTTAAAAAATGAACATGATTATTGCCTACCATTTGTCCAAAATCGGTATATACAGAAGATCAGAAATCATGGCATGGTTCCTTGCCTGCTTATTGTGATGTGTAATTATTTTTGACAATCTGATGTTTTCACACATCATTACAAGATTCTTTAAAACTACCTTTGTAGAATATTTCAAACCCCGGTCTAGGATTATTCAGCTAACCATGTTTTTAAACCAACAGAGAATGTGAGAGAAAATATGTTGCTCGATACTGGTGAGGATAGTACACTATTTTGCTCGATATTGAAGCATCAGATCCTTCTTGTTCTATGCAACAACTAAGACTATTTTTCGCCACTACAGCCGTGAAACTTCAACCAATACATATGTGCTTGAGTTGCTTTGCAACACATAATGACCATCCAATGTTTGCTGTGGGTGGTCGCTTTCATCGTTGGAGTGAGCAGCTTGGCCTGGTACCATGCGCAGCAGTCCCACGGGATCTACCATCGCCTTCATTGCTGCCAAAGCCGGTGTAGTGTGCCGAAGATGTCAATGGTGGCGACACAAATGGTGAGCGGCTGATAAAGAGAAGATTGCTGTTGAGGTTTTTGTGCGGGAATGCTCTGATTATTGATTAGGGGAGCATTGTTTTGATTTAAGAGGAGATTAGTAGCTTATTTTGTTCACACATGTTTAAGAGGGGACCGAGAAAATTTCTTGCTAAGCTTATAACGGTGTTGCACGTGCAGGCATCTGCCATAAAGAAATATAACTACAAACAAAGCGTTTTTGATTAGGAGTAGATGCATCTTTAAAAGGAGTTTTAGCCaagacgtgtgttgcacgtgcaatCTTACTATGCCGCAGAGGACGATGAGCATGAGGAGAAGCTGAAGAAGGAAATGTTTGTGTTGTTCGTCTTAGCTACTTGCACGAGCTCTCACCTTTTTGATTCGTAGAATGATGAACTGACCACGATGATCTCACGCTGCTTTGGTTTGTAGATTGACGACTTCCCCACATATTATGGTTCGTAGGTTGCTAAATCACCCTTTTTGTTGCTTGCGCCTTAATTCGGTAATCCATCTACTAGCCTTTTGTTGAACAACACAAGTGAAATGTATGCAAGTACACAATTTATTTTAGGTTCGAAAGGCACTTAAGAGTTAAGACACTAGCTATAAACCTACTAACAAGGGGAATGTCTATGTGTCTGTGTGCAGTGTCCTTCTAATCGGTGGGGTTTATAAAGTGTGGCTGTGGGCACTTAATTAAGCATAATCCTGTTGTGGCAGAGGAGGAACCGGATTTACCTCCAATGAAGAGAAGCATTGTTAGCTAATTTTGCCTCTTTATCGAGTGGGTTATTGTATTGGGAGATGCCAGTGCTTATTTTGGTGTCATATACCAAAATTTCTTTTTAGTTCATCAGTTTAGTCCAATCttgcagaacaaaaacaaataaaGTGCATAGAAATATTGCATTTGATAGAATTTATATGATGTTTCAAGGAACCGCGTGCTGCACTCTATGTTGCCATGTTGAATGGAAGCAACAACGGCACCGAGGAAACATGAGTTTATCGTTCAAAAGAGGTCTCTGAAATTTTAGAGGGTTGTGGTATATGAATCATTACTGgatgaggaaaggagtgggggaggaTCTGCAGGTGTGTATTGTAGAACTTTACTGATGTAGGCGTTGATTTCATTTGCAAGATTCTGTATTGTTCTTTACCCATCTGCTCCTGGAATTGTGTACTAATTATGATTTGTTGAAGTTTCATGCAGCATTGTACGATGGATTTATATGGCTGCCTCACTAGGTAAAAGAGCTATATATTTTAGCATTTCTAATTCAGATAATCTATTTCTTATGGACCTATGAAACCTTAATGTTAATTCACAAAGCTCGGTCTTGCAAGAAAAACAAAAGGCAGCATAGCTGTGAGAAGATAacatatatcttgtttactttgttGTAATTTGTGTGCTAACTTGGTCAGAGTTTTCCTATTTTGTAGtttatgaaaaaaaaatcatgttgTAGAAGATTtgcaaaatgttcatcaaattttggTTTATATTTCTGCCTAATATAAGAGCTCTATTTTCCTTGTTCATCCAACACTGCCCTTTTGATTGCAGTTCTTTCCTACACATACAGCCGAAACTTACAATTTGAACCCTTGGCCGATGCAAGAGATTAAGGATTAAACTCATGGCATCTAAAAAATTAGCTTGGGCTGTAAAAGGATCTAAAAAAGGGACTCCGAATGTCCTGTCAAAAGTGACTGACTCTGATAAACATTGATAATGGCATTTTGATCTAAAAAGTGGGCAGCCGATTTCCTAATTAACTAACTCTGAACGTCCCATAAAAAATAACTCCAAACGTCCAACTTATATTATGTTGGTGCTTAATACTAGGATGCTGGTGCCTGCATACGAGCTGATGTTCGGGAAGCCATCCCTTCACAGACTCTTTGAGGGCTACTTCAATCAAGCCGGGAGGGGGAACACAAGGGGTCATTTTGAAGATGCTGCAAGATCCTCATGTTAATTTGATCACAACTATAGGAAACGCCCTGTGGGTGTCGTTTCTTCACACATAAAATATATATTTTGGGCACTGACAACCATGTGCTCACATTCTTACATATTTATTATTTTTACAGGAAAATGTGACACCAACAACTAATGATGAACACATTCGTTCATTTATTTACATTGGCATTTTTTTGTCACCGGgacaattttattgccatgcatgattttGTTTATGAGACTGTTCAGGCATTTCCGAGCTTCTGTAAAGATGAGTACTATAAACCTTGCTTGTTCTCTCGGACTAGGCCTACCGCAAGCTTACCTCGACTGATTTCGGTGGCCCAAAGTGGCACTAGCTCGGAGACGACATCAACAAGCTCCTGAAGACTTGGTTGGTGGTGAGGCGCCTAGGCGATCTTGTGGATGGCTTTGAAATTCAATGGCATAGAAAGTGCAGAGGGAGAGGCGTGAGCAGTGGCGGTGTGCCTCCAGCATCTCTCTCACACATGAGCATTTGTGGCTAACAGAGGGCATGCGAGAGGAGAAGCGGGCGTTTGTCTGTTTTGAGAATTACAAGGATGGCACAATATCCAGGGTATTGTTGGATGTTAATTTATTTCTATGAGTTTGATCAAAGTTTGACTTTTTTGAACTGAAGTTTGACTTTCATAAACCTAATATAACATAGCGATACAAAGAAAGAAACTCAACGGTATTCGTCAAAGAGGCGAGCACCTGGAGCTTTCTTGGTTGCGACTGACCCTCCCCCGTGCTATAGTGACAGGAGAGGCGAAAAGGAGGTTCCCCTCGATCCCTCGCTCCGCCGACGGCTGGATCGACGGTTCCCTCCCTCTCTGGCCGCTACTTCAGCGACAGGGGAGTGGGGGGACCTCAGATCTGTGCTTGAAGCGTGTAGATAGTAGGGTAGTTGTCTCCGGCGGCGTTGGCTGTTTTTTATGTATGTCATCTTATACTACCATCAATAACATAAGTATACATAAGTATGAGACATGCACACAAGGTATATTTGATTGGGAGTAGATGAATCTTTGAAAAGAGCATTAGCGGAGACGTGGGTTGCACGCGCAAACTTACTAGTCTTCGTTAACGCTAATATGCACGATCCACTTCGCCAACTGCCCGCCCACCCGCACCACAGTTTCCCCGCCTCCGCTCGCTGCCCCGCCTCCGCCGCTCGCCCCGCCCGCCGCCTCCCCTTCACGCCGCCCCCGCTCAGCCCAGCCTCCGCCCGCTCGCCTCCCTCCTCGCCCCCTCGCAGCCTCGCCGgatctccccgccgcctcgccggatctCCCCGCTTCCCCATACATCGCCCTCACCGCACCGGCGCGCTCCTCACTTCCCCGAGCAGGCGACCCAGGCTGCCTCTGCCATTGGAACCACCACCTCATCCTTATGCGAGCCGTCGTCGGAGCCATGACTGTGGGCCGACTTTTGCCGCCGTTGCCGCCGCTGGGATCATCCTACTTGTCCCTCCACGCGCCACCAATACAAGCTGCGGAACCGCTGCCGGCACAGCCCTCAGCCGCATGAAGGAATAGTCGCCACCTCTTACAGGTAAGCAACGAAGCATCTCGCCTCACCAAGTCGCGTCCCGGTGCGCCATCACCAACAACCGAATGAAAACTATTCTCTCTTCATCAAGCTAAGAAATAATTCCTTCATGAACTGATTTCGCTAATGACATGTTGATTTTGCGTTGTACTGAAGTTGATGGCAAGTTGACGACATGTTGATTTTCCGTCGTACTGAACTtgatggacaagttcttatatcaaCCACAACGAGCGAGAGCAATTTATAGGGCACCAGATTTGCACAGCAAGATCTAACATCGACAGGGTGGATGCATGCACCTTCACCGCCTGCAGGTAACCACTGCTTGCTTGAGTCTCCTTCCTATGTGTGGGTACTGTATTTGTTACTTGCGTGGATCCACAGACCAAAGTGTCTTGGTTGCAAGAACTGCACGAGTAAATGGTGATTGGACAATGTCTTAAGATGACTGACTTTTCTACATGGAAGTAAGTGATTATGCAAATCCAAACTATGTATGTATAATGGTTTGACACTATTATTAATACCGATTTAGGTAGCATCATTTAGTTCATGCAACTGTAAGGCCATTTTGGCTATCACTACGAGAAATAACACCTATACAGGCTCCACCAGTAAACATCACAATTCATGTGTTGTTTTGGAAATTGACATGACAACAGTATGCTCCTCAACCTTGTAATCCTATGTTATGGGGGAAGAACAATTTTCAGTTATTTTCATGACTGCACATTTGATGTTTTCTGTTCAATGTTAAATCATAACCATTTGTGTTTTTAAGACATATCTAGACTGCAAAAACTTAACCATTTAGTTTTATGTATGAAAAATTACAATACTTTAATGAAATTCTAGATAGACAAGTTTGTTGAGGTGATTTTCTGTACAAAAAACAGTAAGTATGCAGCCCTAACTTGTTATCTGGATGGTTCAGCATGTGCATATAAGCTTTTGGCCTGCAATCAAGTTTGAAATTAAAAGTTCTGGAAAAATATACATGAAGTTCAGAGTTACTTTCTAAAAGTCTGATGCATCTCAAACTCTATTGCCTTCCTGCAGAGGAAATGGAAAGAGAGGTGGAGCTGGTGCAGGCTTTCCAGGCCATCGAGGCGGCCGCGCAGAGGTTCTTCGTCACGTACCAACAGGTCGTGGCGGCGGTGTGTGCCATGATGGAGGCGTCGGGCAAACGGGCGCTGTTCGTGCCAGCGAGCTCCACATTCTGGTTCGACATGTATGTTATTTTTCTCAATGAGAATGGTGTTAAATTAGattactcagaatcccggttttggCCATGTATGTGCATTTTAAACGTTTGTTTATATATGAACCAAAAACTGAGGTGAGTTGTGATTTCCGAATCTGGTGAGGGAATTAGAAAAACTTAAGACGAAGTAGGAGAGGGTCTTGAAGTATACTGCCATCAACCTGATCGATATGTTCCTCCTTGCATTTGCTCCATTACATGAACTGAAAATCCAGCAATGTTGTAAAAGAGATAAATAGTGAACTTATgggtttttcatttgtagatgcttTTGACTGCTATAAGTTTCATAAAATATTTTGTCCATCAAACTCTATGTTTCTTATACATGAAAAAAGATATGCAACTGCAGGAAGAAAGAGTACAATGATCGTtggagagtggagacggtggaagaGGGTGGGAACCACATGATCATTGCAGCGCTTTGCTACTTACCATTGTCATGTAGAGGGTGCTCCCGGGTGATTGGCAATGCATGCCAGTTACCATTTGTTGGTTAGGTATTTTTACAAATTGTAATAGAAATGGTATGAGTTCTCAAGCAGGAGCTGGAGCTACTTTTTGTTCGTCAGTTTAATTTTTACTAACCTGTAACTTAAGCTGCAACTACTGTGTCAAGTGGCAGCTGGTGAGCCAGATCAAAAATGGATCGATGAGTGTCAACATCCTTGGTTCTGAAGCAATTCGTGAAGCGTCTCCGGCCAGAACAATCTGCTGCTTACAGAGTATTGTCTGCCTAGAAGCCATGTTGCTAGATAAGTATAAACACTGGGACTATCAAGAAGCTGGTGAGTTTCTACCATCCTTCATTGTTAGCATGATTAGACATTCAATATATTTATTCATATTCATATATTTTTTAAATCTATGCGAAGCTCATGTTTAGATACTTGATGCTGACATGTGCACCAAAAATCTAAAATGAACACAATTATTAATGGATGATActttgatcaataatttctatggcTTCGGTCATGCACTGATTTTGCTATATTCTGTTCTTCTAAAAACAATTCATCACAAAATTTCAGCTGAGCTCCACTGCATCTTATCCTGAATCTCCGTCGATTATTTTTTCAAAGATTTATTGCATTTATGACTGCCTTGCCGGCCATCATCCCACTCCCCATGGCATCGATGGAGTCTTGGGGCAAAGTTTAGGTGATTATTTGGCAATGCAAAATTAGTACGCTCGTCTAACTTGGCTACCATTGGTGCATTACTTTCTTTGACAACATATTTGGACTTTGCATGAATACAGAAGTGATGGTTGGAGTAATAGTTGTGGAGAAATAGAGTTGCATTTTAGGATAATGGGTAAAATTGGAGCTATGATTAGTTGTGGGTTTAAGAATTGAGATCTAGAAAATGCATTGTTCATTTACTTCATTTAAACTGGCATGTCACTTGTCACATCCATGGAAATAATTTGCTGAAGAGACAACAAAGTTTAGTTTCAGGTCGTGTCTTCTTTTGTTTCACGGTTGTTTAAACTTTGTGGCGTCGCTGTTCCTGTCGGCCTTCATTAGGTTGATGTACTATTCTCTTCTTAATAATATATTTATACACGTAGCATGTTCATGGAAAAAATGAAATGAGTTTTTGCTACATTTGAGCATTGCATTTTAAAGTAAAGTTTCAGCCATTATTTTCTACCAGAAATTTAGTGATCTATATGCAAACAATCTCTCTATTTTTAGTAATCTTGTGGGACGTCAGAGAACAGATGACATGATCACATCCCCAGTAAATGTGTCAATCATACTAAACCATTGACAGTTTCTAATTTTGGATATTGAAAGAATGATATTTTCTCGAGTAAAATGAGAATGCTGATTAATCCATTTTCTATTTCTGAGCTATCTTGATAATTCTTAGCTATTTTGATGTTTCGCTTGATAGCAATTATTACTGTCTAAGAAGACTTAAGTGTGGGAGACTGTGGTTTCAAATCAGAGAATTGTGTTTCGAGATTACtaacatactactccctccgtccggaaatacttgtcatcaaaattaaTAAAagagaatgtatctagatgtattttagttctagatacatcgttttttatccattttgatgacaagtatttttggacggagggagtatttcatatgattttttttcttcatttaCATATAGGCCAAGATGTTCTCAATATGCCGCATCTGGAACGTCTAGGAAAAGATTAACCATCTGAAGACTCGGTTACCTGGTTTTATTTTAAATGAAGTTGTGTGTGTGAGGAGAGCAATAAATTCGTGCATGAACTACCTGTGTTGGTAAGAATTTAGGTGTTCCTAAAATTGATTAGATGATTGACCCGATCTTGTTAGTCAGCTGGTTGTAACTAACATAGTACACTCTTTTGTTTCCATCGAAAGATAAAATATGCCAGGAATGATGTGTTATCGATAATTTTTGGGTTCACTGAACCACGAGCGAGGTGGGAGGAGAGTCAGGCATATTATTCTGGAGTGGCATATTTTTGGGTTCACTGAAGCAGGAGCCCAGTCTGATCGTAGATGTTCTTATCCCCTTAGCAGGAGAGGGTAGGAGAGAGAGAGCAAATCATAGCTTCTTAACTATATCTGTGTTGCACGTGCATGTTTActagtattggtgttaaacctactgtattccaactttttatggattataaactattttactgtgCGTTGCATGTGCATGTTTActagtattggtgttaaacctaatgtattccaactttatatggattataaactattttactagccatagattcatcaaaataagcaaacaacacacgcaaaatagaatctgtcaaaaacagaacagtctgtagcaatctgtaactaacgtgaATTTCTgctactctaaaaatcctaccaaaataggaagtactggacaatttgtttatgaacagcagaaaaaagaatcaacgcaaaagcacgtttctgtgatttaataaaattatattcgtgcgtgcaaagtttctgcttttcagcagaatcaaatcaacttatcatcgtaggttatcctataagttttacttggcacaaacactaattaaacataaaaccacatctaaacagaggctagatggattatttattcctaaacagaagcaaaaacaaaaaacaaaaaataaaattgggttgcctcccagcaagcgctattgtttaacgcccctagctaggcataaaagcaaggatagatctaggtattgccatctttggtaggcaatccataagtggctctcatgatagatttatatagtaattttattttttttctagggaagtattccatgcccttttttaagtgaaatttgaatctaatattcccttccttcatatcaataattacaccaatcgttttaaggaaaggtctatcaagaataataggacatgaaggattgcaatctatatcaagaacgataaaatctacgggcacataattcctatttgcaacaataagaacatcattaattcttctcataggctttttaatagtggaatccacaagatgcaagtttagagagcaatcatcaaagtcacggaaatctagcaaatcacacaaagtttctggaatagtggagacactagcatccaaatcacacaaagcatgaaactcataatctttaattttaattttaataataggttcccactcatcatagagttttctagggatagaaactttcaactcaagtttttcttcataagattgcatcaaggcatcaacaatgtgttcggtaaaggccttattttgactataagcatgaagagaatctagcacggattgcaacaaggaaatacaatcaattaaagagcaattttcataattaaattccttgagatccaaaatagtgggtttagcaacatctaggtttttatttctttcaatcccatatttatcaatttcatcatcaagatctagaaactccgaattcttagaacgccttctaggtaaaggaagatcatattcagtttcatcaagattcatattgcaaaacaaagatttaatgggggacacatcaataacttttagatcttcatcttgattttcataggaattggaagaacacgctttaataaaggcatctttgaaagcacgcatcctagcggttttttctttgcactcatcaatggaaattctcatggctttgagagaatcattgatatcataCTTAGGAGGAAtaaatctaagctttaaagaatcaatttcaagagaaattctatcaacgttcctagccaaatcatcaactttaagcaatttctcttcaagcaaagcattaaaattcttttgtgaattcataaactctttaacactactctcaaattcagagggcatcttattaaaatttccataagagttgttgtaggaatttccataattattagaaggattactaggataaggcctaggattaaaattccctctatacgcgttgtttccaaaactattcctaccaacaaaattcacatccatagattcattattattctcaatcaaaatagacaagggcatatcattgggatcaagaggagtatttttagtagcaaacatcttcataagttcatccatcttttcactcaaaacattgatttcttctatagcatgcacttttactagaagatctttcggtgtgccattgagaataattaaccataatattatcaagcaattttgtagcatctcctaacgtaatttccataaacgtgcctcccgcggccgaatctaaaagatttctagaagcaaaatttaatccggcataaaatttttgtatgatcatccataaattcaaaccatgagtagggcaattgcgaagcatcaatttcattctttcccaagattgggcaacatgctcatgctcaagttgtttaaaattcataatatcgttcctaagagtgatgatcttagcgggaggaaaatacttagagataaaaacatctttgcatttgttccaagaatcaatactatttttaggcaaagacgaaaactaaactttagcacgatctctaagtgaaaacggaaataacttcaatttgacaatactgttatccgtatctttcttcttttgcatatcacacaaatcaacaaaattgtttagatgagtagcggcatcttcactaggaaggccggcgaattgatctttcataacaagattcagcaaagcggtat contains:
- the LOC119276263 gene encoding uncharacterized protein LOC119276263, whose protein sequence is MHAPSPPAEEMEREVELVQAFQAIEAAAQRFFVTYQQVVAAVCAMMEASGKRALFVPASSTFWFDMKKEYNDRWRVETVEEGGNHMIIAALCYLPLSCRGCSRVIGNACQLPFVG